The following is a genomic window from Anopheles aquasalis chromosome 3, idAnoAquaMG_Q_19, whole genome shotgun sequence.
AATGAGTAGAGAATAATGAATCGCATGGGTAGTGAAATGCTTTGAGATAACCCTGTTGTGATCAGGTCACTTGTTGCTAGGTCCGGTATAATTATTCGTAAAATCGTTGCCACATCAGTAGCTGTTGTGCTTTGAACGATGATGAAGGTCAAGCAAAATTGCGACCAAAAATAGTGCCCGAGTATAATTGCGGACTCAGAACAGTGGCACGATGCCAATCGTTTACAGTGCGCGGAAGTGCATTCTGAATCGAAATACCGCTCAGCCTTTGGCCACACATTTTACCCATGCCAAACCCTAGAAATAGCAACCATGGGTTTATTGTTGCGCTATTCTTATCGCTCCAGAGTTCGGTTCTAGAACCGTGTTGGCGCTAATCGCTGCTGGTACACACCtcgaaagagaagaaaaagaaggtgaaAAAGTAGAACCCAAAGACGCAACATTTGAGATGATAACATTTAGCAAACCTCCCTTGGGCACTTGAGCAACTGCCGCCGTAAGCGGCTTGCTTCGATTTCAGATAACCTGACCTGTGCAAGCGGTTCGCGGATCGCGTGACGGGGTCATTTGTTAATCACGGATCTAGTACGCGTTCGTGAAGTTTGCATTAAATGTTTAATGTAACGTACATTGAATAATGGTAAAATGGCGATTTAGCGTCAAATACGTTCTGATCAGAATCCTCCGCATACCCGCAGTGCATCGCCGTGCTCTTATAACTTATCCCAAATGATTACTAATAACGGCTATGCATACCTGTAAACTTAGTGTAGCTTCCATAATGAGGCATGAGTCTCTGTTGGCATTCCTGTTGCACGATTTTATGGACTGGCGTTTATTCTGCCATGCAAAGAATCCATAATTAAAAAGAAGaattttatttcgaaattcatTTCGTATTCTTTAAACGTTGCCATGGGtgtttctctttccttcttcctgttcTGATGGCCATAATTAAGTCTAACGCACACTCATTACTCACTCATCAAAGTGTGCGCAAGCCAACTCTGATCCTCGTTCACCCGACGATAAActagtaaaaaaaaggtgtttaGAAACAGTGTGTCCACAAAACTCGATCCAGTTGAGTACTGCAAAAAGTGACCTTTGTTCTGTTTCCCTTTACTTTTCCCAGCTGTGGACGATTTAACGATGCGAGAACTGAACGAGCGTTACATCAGCATTACGGTGGTACCGGAGAAGAAGGGTATTCTCCTGAAGCATTCCGAGTATGAGGTAGTGTAGAGCAGCTTTGCTCTATTATCACAGACAAAACTAACGTTGCGTTTCTTCCTCACCTGATTGGCCGCTACGCACAGATCAAGCTGAAAGGATCAGAAAAACCAGTCCGACGGCGCTACAAAGACTTCGTGACGCTGTACGACTATCTGGCCGAGAAGTATCCGTACAGGTAATTGCCGGGGTGGCTAGTTGAAGGGGATTATTGGAATGCCGTTGCATGTAGCACGGTTTGTACGTACGTGTCATCGGATCGGACGATATCGACATTGATGTTGTCGCACGTGCAGTACGGATGGAAGGTTATTTAGAGTGAAACAGAGACGACGTGCTTGCGGGGGCATGACCTGCATGACGTGCTTGTGGGGGCATAAGCAGCTCTCTACGGATGCCTTGGGGATGCTAATGGTGCAACGATCTTGTGGTTATGGAACCAACAAATCATTATCGTACGATAATTATCGGCCAAGGTCACATCGCTGAACGAGTAGCGGTGGTGACGTAACGTGGAATTGTTGCTGGCAGCGATGCTTGGTGTTGTGTTGGCTTGGAAACAATTTGTCTTTTTTGTGAAATGTTATCACAAATAatgaaagcattaaaaaaagaggTCCTTCCAATCAAAAGGGAGGCACAAACAGCGAACATGTTTTGTGGTTTACGATCACATTAGGATCACCAACGGAAGTACGCTGAAAAAGGAACCAGAAGCAATTTGTATAACCAAAAATGGAATGCTTTGTAAATCTACACTATTTGgtttaagcaaacaaacgcagCAACCGTTGAATCGgcacaaacaaaactattATTTACTTTGAGCGTAAATATGGTCAAGATAAACAAAACCGTAAGATCAATTCTCAAGCACCATTCATTCCATTTAAGGGCCCTACCAGCGCTTCCGCCCAAACAGTTAATCGTGGATTCAATTGAGCAGCGTCGCCGTGGACTACTGTCGTGGTTAACATTTGTGGCACAGCATCCGGCCCTACGTCAATCGCCGATCCTCGGTATCTTCCTGCAGGACACTACCACCGACTATCGGTACCGGATGTGCGTAGCGTACGAGAAGCAGATCGATGAGTTTGCCCGGCTACGGGAAAATGCAACCATGCCAGCCATCGATGTGGACACAGTGGTCGAAACAAGAGCACGGTTACGCTGCGCACATAGCGCCATCGCTCGGTTGATGAAGCTCATCGATCACGATACGGTGCGCACCCAGAAGCAGGCTCACGATCGgaccgaaatcgatcgaatcttGCAGAGTAGCGAACTGTGTGGACTGTTCGGTGAGCGCCACTTCGAGGATATGTCGGTGGGTTTGCGGGGTGCCACGCTGGAAGGTGAAAGATATGTGCAGGCACAGCATCGCGCCGTTATCGAACGGCTGCACCTGCTACTGGATGCCCTCTATGCTCACAGGTTCGTCACGCAATCGCTTTTTTTATCCCATTGGTTTGTTGTTAATTATCGAACCCATCTCTGCTCCTTCCCTATTGCAGTGATCTGTGCGATCGCGTTGAAAAAGGTGTTTTTGCCGAATACCAGAAAGCTCTCttgaaaacggaaaccggCGGATGCAGTGCGCAGTTGGAACGGCGAGCAGCCTATGCTTTCTGCTGTATCCGCAGTGAAACCGAACTGATTCAACGAGAGCTTGACTCGTTGGGATCGATTCTACTGTCGTACGCTCACGAagaacaacagcatcatcagaaGGTAAGGGGTGAGGAAGCGTTCCGAGCCGGCCAACTGTTCTAACATTTTACTATCCCTTTTCTAGATGGCCAAAATTTGGCATCAGCTTATAGTGACGGAATCCGGTAAGCTTATCTGAGCAAAGATTAGCCAACGATGGATAACAAACGCAGCGTGGATGCGAATCTTTCACATGCGATGACTATAAGCGGCCAAAAGGAATAGCAGAGCAGTAAAGTGATTAGGTTGATTGCCGATGCGATATCTATTTTGCACTCTACTTAGAAATGCAATCCAACTTAAGGTTCACACTGTACTTAGTGATCATTACTACTTCACAATTGTTGTTGAAGGATAATGCACAAAATAGCAACCATTCCACACGGGTTAGTGCCCTAGAATTGCGGTTTTGCTTAGGCCTTTCAATTTTTAGAATATAGAAACGCACAAAAAGAGGAACAAATGTGTGCTGGTGAGTAAAGGCAGAATGATAAACGTTCATGAACAGTGATAGAACGAAGCTCAAACTTCACTAATATTAATGTAGCGTGATAAACGTTTCGCATTTGCGCAAATAAAACCTTCTGAGTCGTCTGTGGAACTGCGTATCGTCTCACTACCACGGTCATCATGTATGGACACTtggtttgataaaaaaaacgcatcaaaCGGAACCGTTTTCGATACAAATATGTATAATTCGTTTATGACTCGCTTTTGTATGCTGCCCGTTCGCTTCGCACACTGTTTGTATCAACCCAGTTATGTTTGGTTACATTTACAACCGATTCatttatgtatgtgtgcgatgATGTGTGATGTTATAAAATGCTGGTTTAAACGCGAGACTGCGGACACGGTAAAATTGGATGGGTTTGGCGGGGGGGAATCAAAGCGATGGGATGGCTATGAGAAGACAAGTCAATATCTCGGTTGGATGTACGGATAGTGTAATATAATAGTAGAGAGGCTAGCAGGGGCAACTCGTTGAGGTGAAAGACGAGTACGtggacttttttttaatcattttaattttttttaaatcacgATCTAACCTTCTATTGTTATCCATTACGGAAGTTCTCCTCCCGGGTCCCTCTCATAGTGCGTCCGTGAGGTGGCCACCTCTTTCTGTCGTCGTGCTTCGTTGAGATCTGTGTGTAGATGCACCCTGCTTGTGCTTCTCTATCGCATTTTACGTACATTATGACTAACGTGAGACGTGGTACGACCGGAAGACCAGTGGATGGTGTGATGACTCGAAACGGAAGCCCATGAACGACTGATGTAGAAGGGGTAAAGTGTTAGCAAAGCCTTCCTTGGCGGTCAGTATATTTTGTGTCTAAATCATGGTTTGCTTGAATGTTGAGCAAATTTTGAAGACGAGAACGTACTACTTCAGAGAATGAAACATGAAAAGATGTGCCTAGAGCGCGTGTTCCCATGGAAACATGGGGCTGATTAAATTTTTGCTACAAATTTGAGCAGCATTTCGCTAGTTTTGGTTCCCCGTTGTGCTCTTGTTCTGGCGATAGTTGGCAATCGCTTTTTTGTGCTTCGTTCTAACTAAAGATATAAACTAGGGCAGTCTCATGGCTTCATTATGTGCGCACACACGTGTCGTTATCGGAACTGTATATTGGGCAAGGGGCGGGCACCCCGATGAGAAATGCAGATAGGTCCAGTTGTTCTTTGGGGATTATTTCCATCGCTTATACGGTTCTTTGTCTGAACAACAACCGAAATAGATGTGAGAGTAGCACTACCCATCATGCCCCTTCATGCTGGCCCAACCACGCAGATATATCCATGCATCGTCACGTCGTTTTTACCGGGTTGTCGTGGAGAAACTCCTAACGAATCTACCCAACTTTTCACCCGGTCACGCCACAGAATTCGAAATTGATTTAGCAATAAACGCGTACGGACTTATGGCTTCACTACCTTAAATTAAGTTTCATAGATGTAGGTCATTATCACGCACATGCTCTTCTGTTCGTTTGAGTACCGGACAAAAGCGACAATCCATTGTACAAACTCCTATTATGCTACTATTTACAGTACTCCAGTCTAGGAGTACGGGCATACAATAAGAATTACGAACGTTCGAACGTCCGAACGTCGTCGCGTGTCTTCTCTGCTCTTGCTGCCTCTATGTTGCTACGTtacgagagtgagagagagaggatcacATTGGTTTAGAGATAGTTACCAGgcgaaaagaaatcaaagGAACATATGCATCTAAGTCGCTTTCTCTTTTAGCGTTGCACTAGCGATTGCTGGCTGCTTGTGGATATCCTTTTAAAGGATAAAACGTTACTTCCAACGGCAAGAAGGTAATCAAATGAACGCTCTCTCACCATCCCGAGGATGGGATCCTTAGgggttttgcttttgcgtttgttggttttaagTGCACACaattttcacacaaaacacactcacgTACGTACACTCGCCCCGTGGTACACTGTGCTTACTTAGGGCGAAGGAGCCAAAGATAATAGTAGATAAGGGACAGAAGCTTAGCTTAAATTTACCACCTGATTCTGGTTAgccagcaaacacaaaatttCTTAATTTCCTAGTACCTCACGCTCCGCTGCTTTTCGCGCTCACGAGCACCTCGCAGGAGTGATCGTGCAGCGCATTTGTGACTAAAGTTTGTATTGGTAATAAATAACGAACTAAAGGGAGGAAGGATGATACCTAGTTCCACCCTCTCCTAGCAAATTGGAATATAATATCACGATCAGTCATGCCGTGTGCGCTGGTCCACGGAGCACGGCGGCAGCATCTCGCACCGATAGTGGCTATCAGAAGATGCCCTTTAATCTCATGGGCGGTAGCCCGTTTCACTTCTTCTCGCCTCCGCCGGAACCACTTCCTCCCCCCGGACCACCGGGAAGGAGCGGTGGCGGAAGATCCTTCGGACGATCGCGACTGCTCGGTTTGGAGTCGCGGTCCGCCCGCGGTGGCAACGCCGGTGTCGGTTCGGCCGTTTGCGCCGATGCCGACTGTTGCACACTGTTCGTACGCGGAGGTGGCACTatcgtcggtggtgctgccgccgaggaggaagaggagtgctgttgctgcagctgttgctggtgtgccCCAGCAGGTATCACATTGTTAGAGGAGATGGATGAGgagtgctgttgttgctgctgttgctgctgctgctgttgaagcatCTGCTGTTCGGCTGCCTGGCGCATCATGCGCTTCTGgtactcttgctgctgcttgatgaaCATACCGAGCCGGCTCAGCAGGAACTGCTTGTCGTGACCCTCTAGTACCAGCTGATGTTTTAGCACCTGCACCATGTGCCGGTTCGCTGTTGAGAccgcgtagtagtagtagatgAAGAAGGtcagcaccacaaaacacgGTATGGCGAAGCTGGCCGTACCGAAGTAGAAGATAATGTTCTGGAAGAACAGTGGCATCTTCATGAACGCATTGATGGCACGATCCCACACGGATGGAAGCCCCCGGAAGGGCCCACAGGAACGGGAAGGAACGAGCTCGGCCAATGCATAAACCACCGGAACGATCGCCACGGTGAACGAGATCAGCAACGTTGACATGAAGAGCGAGTTCGATCGTGACGCCCGGTACAGTATGGTCGAGGGGTTCGAATTCACCAGGCAGGCAAACTTTTTGATATAGAACATCAAAAAGGTCAACAGCGAGGCGATCGCTGGCAGGAACGGTGTGTAGAACATTCCGAGCCAGCACAGGGTCTGCGAGTAGATCACATCTAGTACGTGCTTCGACAGTTCAAACTCCTGTTCGCCAATGAACTTTGCCAACCGGCTGCTGGAATGGCGTGCGAACAGTGCCCGGGGAAAGTTGACGAAGAACGTCACCAGAAAGTGGGTCGCAAAGTCGACAATGAACAGTTTGTAAAACTGTTGACCAACGAACGTTTCCCAGCACTGTGGGGCACCATTGGCTTCATCGTAACACTGCTGGGTGAGTGGtggagcttgctgctgttgctgctgctgctgctgaggttCCGGTAACGGTTGATCCGATGGCAGAACGGTACTCGAGAGAATCGCTagcgtcgtcgtggccactGTCGTCGCCAAGGTTGTCAAATTTGCAACGATCGTCATTTCGCTTGGTTCCGACATGCTAATCGAGGTAGGCGGCATTGCTGTTgtggtagttgttgttgtcgttgtcgtgggaTTCAAAGCTTGCTCAGCTGAGGCATTAATCAGCAGCAACTTGTTGGTCACGCTCATCGGTGTGATGAGAAAGTAGAACCGGCTCAGTAGGACCGCCAGTGAAGCTAATCGCAGAAAGACCGTCCGAAACAAGCTTATCTTGATGACGAACAGTGGCGAATACTTTTCGTACTTGACGAGATAGCTGAACAGCAGCGGTACGATCAAATTCAGGCAGACGATCGCGAGATAGGGCAGGAACTCGTAGAACAGTATGAGCAAGCGTTCCTCCAGTGGCAATCCGGCCATGGTAGAGTTGGAGCTCGTACTATCGCTCGCACTGAGTAGCGGTGTGCTGGTACTCGTGAACGAGATGGCACTGCGCTGCGAAGAGAACGTTGCCCACGATTTCGACCAGCTGTACGTGCGGTTCGCGACCTCACCGAAACTGACCGGGTGTGAGGGCGTAAAGTTGGGCTCCAGTTTGGCCATCGATACGTTAAACAGCACGTAGATCGTGatggctgccagcagcagtatgaTGAACACGACCAGATTCACCAACATCCGAATGGCGATCAGCTTCAGCATGAACTCGCGCGACCGATTACTGCGCTCGTACTCGAACCGCTTCTGATGCAACAGCGATTTAATCTCGTTGTACAGTGCTTTATGCTTAATGTCGGCCGACTTTTGATTGTGAATGCAAAAGTCCCATCCCCCGAACACCAGGTTACAGTACTGATAGAACAATCCTTCGCCCTCCGCTATGCGATCCTTAAACTGGCGTACCACCGCACGCATAATCGCCACCAGGGCGATCACGTAACAGATGGCCGTAATGATCACGTACACCAGCGGTAGATCATAGTACAGGATCGTCGAAGAGGGCACCGGATCGTCCTCGGCACCATTGCTCACCAACATGGCGGACTGCACGGTGTTGTTCCGCATCAACGCAGCCTGTCGCCGGCGAATCGTATCCTGTAGTGCTTGATCCTCCATCGGACTGTAGCCGTAGATTTGGTTGGTGTACATGCCGTAGAAGAGCAGCGTACCCTCCATGAAGCCAGTGCCCTGTATGAGATCGAGCACGGAGAACTGTATTGCGCGGGTCACGTTTTCGTAGCTCTCCGAGCAGCACTGGACCGAAGTCGGATCACCGAGATCATCACAGGGTAGATCGCGCGGTTCCCGCAACACCAGGTGTGGCAACACGACAAAGCCGAATATCAACAGGAAGACCAGCAGATTGAGAAACATGAGCCAGCGTAGAAACAGGAAGTAAGCGACAACGCCCGTGCCAAAGTTGCCCTCGATCGTCTTCAACGACATGCGCCACAGCTCAAGCTTTGTCCGGTATTCGCCCCACTTGGAGCGAAAGCTCTGCCACGCTTTCCGTCGGCGCCATTTGATCTGCTCGAAACCTTGGAGCCGCAGTTTGGTTGCATTCTACAAATAGACAGAGATAGATAGAAAGATAATTAGTAATGTTTTAGTCGGTCTCGACGATCGCTCTTTAAGTAACGATGACAATACCTGTAGTTGTGCCTTCATCTCCCGCTTCTGGGCCATCGGAACCGGCATCGATTTGATCTCCCGTATCTCCTCCCATGTTCGTTCTTCGTTGATAAGGTTCTCTGAAAAGCgaagcacaacagcagcatcccatCGTTAGTAAACTTTAGTTGCACAACAAACCGCAAACAAACGTCACTCACAAAGTGACCGTTACTGGTGCTCCAGCACGGCCACGGGTGCTAAACAAAGACCAAGTAGTGTTTGTGACAGGTGGCTCCACCAGAACGACCCTCGTGGATCGTATGCGGCATAGCATCCCTTATCCGATCCATTGTTCTACCGCGGCTCGCATACATAACTCCCGCATGGCACACACGGCCGTGCATTGAATGCCACGGACACCGTAATGACAACCGTGACCCTCACCGAACGATGCTTGTAACTGCCGCATCCGATCCCGTGAATGATCGGTGTACCGTAGGGCACTTGACAGCTAGTTTGCGCAGCGATCGTTGCACGATAGCTTCCGCTAGCCGCTTAATTGCTGCAAAAAGGCCATGCCGATTGACCGTTGGCGTCTTGCGGACTAATTTACTTATCTACCAGCGAAGACGAGATGCACTTTACTGGCCTCGCAACCGGACGAATGCTTCCTAAAGCGAGAGGTTTGAAACGCGACAAATTATTGTCACTGATGGATCTCTTGACGACTGATCCGCCTCAGTGTATTGGAGCACAGCATGCTCCGTTATTCGCTGAAAGTTTTGACGCGAATTCTCCTTCGTGCAAACAGCCAGGCAACCGAAATCAGGTTTTTCTTCCACACCACCAACGGACCGCTAGCCGCCATCATATCAATCGCACCAAAGGAACAAAGAAATGGCTATGGCTTCtccatggcacggcacggctaAAGCTGAACCACAAGCGGCCTGTGCTACAGTCCCCTGTGGGCAAAGCGTGGAGGAGAATCAAAAGAAATGACTCATAGCATGCGTACGCTTCGATGAAACAGCTGCGGCGCGACGGCAGACACGACATTCGATCGTGTTGCTTAAGATGTTGAGAAGATCCGTTGATGATGGTTAAGGCCGTCACCGGTTTCAAGTTTTCTGCAAAACAAGTTTTGCTATCCAGCCAGCCGCGGAGGTTCTTGACACTCGCGGTAGAAAAGGACCACTGGTCGCGAATCGCGCGATTGCATCATCGGCCGCAAGGTCCGTTCTCGATCACATCCCGATCACGTgatatttaattgtttttttttttgttgggcggtggtggtacatCTGCCATGCTTGTAGCATTTTTTGGCTCGTTAATATGTGCAGACAGACAAGCAAAAGTGAGCGCGACAAGTGCATAGCAATGATAGTGATATGATGCGCAAGCGCACAAGGATGTGCTCCAAACGAAAGATAATATTCCAATTCATTTGAAAACAATAACGTTCCAGATGGTCAATTTTTAAATATGAAACACAACAAGTGATGCAGGGATAGAGTTCATTATAATACGCTCTTTGTATCGTTCGCATTCCTCATTTACCTttataaaatttcaatttagtTCACCCATCGCAATTACACACTCagaagaaagcaaataaaaggaTAAAACCCATGAGTATCGCCTAAATAAAACCGTGAGTCAAAGAACCGATGATTATTAAACCAATTCAATTGCAACCCCGTCATCATCAGTCATAAGATGAGAGAGATCGTGAAGGACCGCCACCGTCTACCGTGAGTCACAGACATATGATTGTCGTGCGCTATGAGGCGGCGCGTCTTCCACTTCCAATTCACACTCCGAACTACCTCGTGATCTCTCCCCCATGTTGTCGCTGCCGCGACCAGACGCACGCCCATAAATTATCGAGacgaacgagcaaaagcgGCTGCCTTGCACTCTGACCGATGACCGCGGTCATAAGCACCCATCCGTAAACATGTACCAGCCGGCTGGTCGGCCGCCCGGTCGAGTTGTTGGTGGTTCGTTGAACTGACTAGCGGCGTGACGTCGCGATTCAGTTCGCTCCTAAGCCAGTGCAGCGGAGGTTTCGAGTGTGGGACAATTTTCCGCTCTAACGAACGCGCCACCTACCATGCGGCGGTCATCGCTCTAAGCAACTTTTTACGCTCCAGAACGCACGCCAGAACGCGGACGGACCAGAACGCGTTGGTAAATTATGGATTCATTAGCAAAGTTTCCACATCCAattccatttgcatttgcgtATCTCTCCTCTATTACTGTGCCGTGTGGTTGCGTTGGTATCAATTCAGCTGGTTCCATCACTTCACGTAAACAATGGTTGGAATTGTGCGCTGCCCACAGGTTCCGCGGCTACGTCTGTTGCAAACAGGGAAGCCTTACCTGACAGATCCGGCATCGTCGCCACTTGCATCTCATGATACTGGGAGCCGCGCCGGGCCACTGTGGAAATGCTGGCCCTCCTCCTTGTTCCTCCTTTTGTGTCCTGTCCTTGGGCAGGTCGGACACGTCTGGTTGTtgctaaaaatcgaaaaagggaaGTTCCGTCAAGTAAATCACACAAACCCACTCAAATGACGCCAAGAGGAAGGCAAGAGCGAAAGAGTTATGGTCCGCTTCGGAACAGCTAACCTACATTCCAACGTGGCCGGCAACGCCAAGACCTTCACCTCAATCCACCGAAACTTACCATTGCGCGTTTGCTTCGATGGGAGCAGCGTCGCGATCTTGGACGGATCGCGCTGCATACCCTCCAGATCGGCAGGATAGCTCTCCTGGTAGAACTCGCCTCCGGCCTCCTCCCATCCTTGTGTTTTACTAGCTCGCGATCGGCGATCTTTACCACCGGACATTCTGTCACCACGACTACCACGTTGTCACTCTGCTATGGGACCACACCACGGGTTCGGGCTTCCCTCTCAGTGATGATGCTCTTCGGTCGAAGAGCGCAGCTCCAGTGATCGATTCTTTTTGTTTCGGCGTGCTCCTTCAAGAGCAGAGATCTgaaacggagaagaaaaaaaacaccggtGACTGTGACAGTAGTGATTCAGATTGATTGCCAGCTACTCGAAACTCTCATCATATCTCGTCGGCGCCGCGCACTAAGGAAGTGCGCGCGTATCGTAAGTGACACTAAATTTCCCAGCCCCTCGCCATCCAGACATCAATCATCGGTCCCCTCCCCGGGTCCTCGTGACACTTGACAGAGATAATAATTGCCTGTTAATTGAACTCGTAGCTCACCTACATATTGTCGTGTAGACGGCGAGCGATTTGTCACGCAACCTGACACTTGAATCTGCAGAAAAGAACTCGACCGGAAGTAAGAACTCGGACCAAGCGAACCCACTCTACTGTGATATCGAGCGAGCGTCTGGGCGAGCAAGTGTTAATGTGTTTCAATTATCACTGAGCCCGGAGGAGCCGCGCTCAGTTCAACGCGCCATGTTCTCTGCGGCGAAGCGATCAGATAAGAAGGACACCATCGAGGTGCCTCGTTATTGAAGGATATGAATTCCCCACCATAACAGGCCATAGTGCCCACTTTCACTGAAGCCTTTGAAGTGGAGCGAAGCGGAACGAAACGCCCGTTATCTTATCTTGTGCCATTGATCTACAACACACTGCAGTGTGTTCCTGCATGCAGCAACCGTAGGCGAGAAGGCCAAGGTTCCGTCCTCCTTTGAagcatttatttaattaaacgaaGCTTCGATCATCGGAGGATCGGTTCCGCTGCTCTCGTCGAGTTGTTTGAAGGGGCAATTGGGGATGAGATGCCGTTCAGTAAGAGGTACTCTTGAGTTGCACCGTATTTCCGTGTGGTTTACGATGACACATGCCCCGGACAGGTTACTGGACTGTGGAAAGGGCGGCGGTCGGTCCACTTGAGACTCTGAAGTGGAGGATTTTCTCACAGGTTTTCCCCCAAACCCAGAGGGGAGAACCTCCTCCACTTCAAGTGTGCGTTGATATCTTGTTGATCCTCTGAACTCACCACCAGCTCTCGGTGGCCAGGTCGATGGCCATGCCTTATCTCCTGCCGTGTGCGAAGAGCATCGAAGAGTCACGTGAACGATGACGTCAAGACTGATGTCGCAGCTGATGCTGAGTGAAGAGAAGACACACCCCCGTGGATATCTTGCAGttttccggtgttttcagTGACACCTTTTTAGTTTGTGAGGTAGATAACTCTATCAGTCACAAAGTGATTGGCTGACTTTATCAAATTTAAGGCAAAACTAATTCCCACAAACCCAACAACTGAGGCGAAACTGTTCCCAAGAATGGCCACGTCTGCCACCAAAAACTCGCGTGTTCCAACAACACTCGCTACACTATCGGAACCCGTGCTTCCCGTGCTTATCTAGTTCACGCCACCCAGCCATTTCCTACCAAGGTCAGGCGACGtttgttttaagaaaacaGTGACGCCGTGTCCCCGGTGGTGCCCGACGACGCTCGGGCCCATGGTGTTTCTGCGTTGCACCATAAATAAATGTACAAACCGCAGGCCCCACAGGCCAGGGTCATCGTTACGACCAGAGTCTGCACTTTGGTCTTTTGGGCGGTGCCGGCCCATCACACCTTCGAAAAGTCAGCTCACTGTTCGTCAACAAATGCCGCTGCCGGTTAATGCCACGCGAACAGAACGCGCGCACGCCACGACTGTTTGCGAGAGCAAGCAGACCCCTTTCCTCACACCCAAGATAGAAAGTGAAAACCCACTAACCGACGGGTCGAGAGTGAAAGTGAATTGTGGGGGGTGAGGGGCAGATAGTGGGCAAGATCGGCATCAACCGGTCTGTGTTCGTCTGTCGATCTTCTCAATCGAAGGCGAACGGTCGAAGGTCAAATCGAAGCGCATCATCTTTGATCAATCAAACGGAACATCGAGTGATCGAT
Proteins encoded in this region:
- the LOC126574027 gene encoding transmembrane channel-like protein 7 translates to MSGGKDRRSRASKTQGWEEAGGEFYQESYPADLEGMQRDPSKIATLLPSKQTRNATTRRVRPAQGQDTKGGTRRRASISTVARRGSQYHEMQVATMPDLSENLINEERTWEEIREIKSMPVPMAQKREMKAQLQNATKLRLQGFEQIKWRRRKAWQSFRSKWGEYRTKLELWRMSLKTIEGNFGTGVVAYFLFLRWLMFLNLLVFLLIFGFVVLPHLVLREPRDLPCDDLGDPTSVQCCSESYENVTRAIQFSVLDLIQGTGFMEGTLLFYGMYTNQIYGYSPMEDQALQDTIRRRQAALMRNNTVQSAMLVSNGAEDDPVPSSTILYYDLPLVYVIITAICYVIALVAIMRAVVRQFKDRIAEGEGLFYQYCNLVFGGWDFCIHNQKSADIKHKALYNEIKSLLHQKRFEYERSNRSREFMLKLIAIRMLVNLVVFIILLLAAITIYVLFNVSMAKLEPNFTPSHPVSFGEVANRTYSWSKSWATFSSQRSAISFTSTSTPLLSASDSTSSNSTMAGLPLEERLLILFYEFLPYLAIVCLNLIVPLLFSYLVKYEKYSPLFVIKISLFRTVFLRLASLAVLLSRFYFLITPMSVTNKLLLINASAEQALNPTTTTTTTTTTAMPPTSISMSEPSEMTIVANLTTLATTVATTTLAILSSTVLPSDQPLPEPQQQQQQQQQAPPLTQQCYDEANGAPQCWETFVGQQFYKLFIVDFATHFLVTFFVNFPRALFARHSSSRLAKFIGEQEFELSKHVLDVIYSQTLCWLGMFYTPFLPAIASLLTFLMFYIKKFACLVNSNPSTILYRASRSNSLFMSTLLISFTVAIVPVVYALAELVPSRSCGPFRGLPSVWDRAINAFMKMPLFFQNIIFYFGTASFAIPCFVVLTFFIYYYYAVSTANRHMVQVLKHQLVLEGHDKQFLLSRLGMFIKQQQEYQKRMMRQAAEQQMLQQQQQQQQQQQHSSSISSNNVIPAGAHQQQLQQQHSSSSSAAAPPTIVPPPRTNSVQQSASAQTAEPTPALPPRADRDSKPSSRDRPKDLPPPLLPGGPGGGSGSGGGEKK
- the LOC126574028 gene encoding sorting nexin-8-like — protein: MPIAVDETHFHHPPPPAASVPLAATEPPSAPASIPMVLMDVSCSVTNGTTNNNGVVTPSKQHLATWRSNGGMLDSSRSPSVGETFVSAAASTSSAVHSDDASDSESGSDGPDEEEVKMLDLSRTSPSGAFRYVTTTTITLSGAGGDATKQPLDRDQLVASPGQDSGRSESVRQSAGGQVNGETHRETYISRWEGPSSSGASSIALSVDAVDDLTMRELNERYISITVVPEKKGILLKHSEYEIKLKGSEKPVRRRYKDFVTLYDYLAEKYPYRALPALPPKQLIVDSIEQRRRGLLSWLTFVAQHPALRQSPILGIFLQDTTTDYRYRMCVAYEKQIDEFARLRENATMPAIDVDTVVETRARLRCAHSAIARLMKLIDHDTVRTQKQAHDRTEIDRILQSSELCGLFGERHFEDMSVGLRGATLEGERYVQAQHRAVIERLHLLLDALYAHSDLCDRVEKGVFAEYQKALLKTETGGCSAQLERRAAYAFCCIRSETELIQRELDSLGSILLSYAHEEQQHHQKMAKIWHQLIVTESGKLI